A part of Cloacibacillus sp. genomic DNA contains:
- a CDS encoding methylated-DNA--[protein]-cysteine S-methyltransferase, which translates to MKNFAKCYFDIVGMLTIGEEDGKLTDLHFETSGTYPRGDLNMNETPLLAETGRQLGEYFEGKRKCFELPLAPKGTPFQMRCWEALQKIPYGSTVTYGDIARAVGSPKGFRAVGLANNRNPIAIIIPCHRVIGANGKLVGFGGGLDMKSNLLLHEAQYVNRRL; encoded by the coding sequence ATGAAGAATTTCGCCAAGTGTTATTTTGATATTGTGGGGATGCTGACGATCGGGGAGGAAGACGGAAAGCTGACCGATCTGCATTTTGAGACCAGCGGCACGTATCCCCGCGGAGATTTGAATATGAACGAGACGCCGCTGCTTGCTGAGACCGGCCGGCAGCTCGGAGAATATTTTGAAGGCAAACGTAAATGTTTTGAGCTGCCGCTCGCGCCGAAGGGTACGCCCTTTCAGATGCGCTGCTGGGAGGCTTTGCAAAAGATACCATATGGTTCCACCGTGACTTACGGCGATATCGCGCGCGCCGTGGGCTCGCCTAAGGGGTTTCGCGCCGTGGGGCTGGCGAACAACAGAAACCCGATCGCGATAATCATCCCCTGCCACCGCGTCATCGGCGCCAACGGCAAACTTGTAGGTTTCGGCGGCGGCCTTGACATGAAGAGCAATCTGCTGCTGCACGAAGCGCAATACGTAAATCGGCGTTTATAA